The following are from one region of the Methanospirillum hungatei genome:
- a CDS encoding UPF0179 family protein, producing the protein MEPKKTRVTIVGSVYAKPGTQFVYRGRADQCESCTIARVCHNLESGRRYEVVAIRAASHSCPVHHHGAVTVDVIEAPIEMRLSPDIARKNTTITVNFPLCDEACNFFAACHPLGVVEGQKYIITDILEDESLACRNGPSPVLVRVVPLPEGLPRYTP; encoded by the coding sequence ATGGAACCAAAAAAAACTCGAGTGACTATCGTCGGCTCTGTGTATGCGAAACCCGGAACTCAGTTTGTTTATAGAGGAAGGGCAGATCAATGTGAGTCTTGCACAATTGCCAGGGTATGTCATAATCTGGAATCCGGCCGCCGATATGAGGTTGTTGCTATTAGGGCAGCATCTCATTCCTGTCCGGTTCATCACCATGGAGCGGTAACTGTAGATGTAATTGAAGCTCCCATTGAAATGCGTTTGTCTCCTGATATTGCTCGAAAAAATACAACCATAACAGTAAATTTCCCTCTATGTGACGAAGCATGCAACTTCTTTGCGGCATGTCATCCGTTAGGAGTTGTGGAAGGACAAAAGTACATCATTACAGACATTTTAGAAGATGAGTCGTTAGCATGTCGGAACGGTCCTTCACCTGTTTTGGTGCGGGTAGTTCCACTTCCGGAAGGTTTGCCGCGGTATACACCATGA
- a CDS encoding tRNA uridine(34) 5-carboxymethylaminomethyl modification radical SAM/GNAT enzyme Elp3 codes for MDITPACREIISLLLSTPPGERELRKIVKTICKKYRLPIVPRNSDILSCATPEEFTLLRPILLVKPSRTLSGVAPVAVMTSPAPCPHGICLPCPGGPDSLFQSPQSYTGGEPAAKRAFAHNFMPYDQVSARLSQFEELGHHVDKAELIVMGGTMTAREPTYQEWFVTECIRAMNEYPANSLRDETRDEIFTRNETSRVRCVAITFETRPDWCQKEHIDRMLDLGVTKVELGVQHLDDEILALNLRGCTVVDTVEANTLLRDAGLKVGFHMMPNLPGSTVTSDRQMFHDLFADPRFRPDFLKIYPCLVTPGSKIEELYEVGEYAPYDEDTLIDLVADAKMEIAPYCRLQRIQRDIPADKIVAGSPHSNFRELAKDRLHRRGGRCSCIRCREIGRRRSQSEPVLKVLTYECCGGQEEFISFESDDSLVGFSRLRFPKDPWRPETENAAFVRELHVYGMVVPIGQEGSGEDLQHRRYGTKLLSEAEERAASAGYRHLAIMAGIGVRPYYKKLGYFRKGPYMVKDL; via the coding sequence ATGGACATCACGCCCGCCTGCCGGGAGATAATCTCTCTCCTTCTCTCCACACCTCCCGGTGAGCGAGAACTTCGAAAGATAGTTAAGACTATCTGTAAAAAATACCGTCTCCCTATTGTTCCCCGTAACTCTGATATTCTGTCTTGTGCAACGCCTGAAGAGTTCACTTTGCTTCGACCGATTCTTCTGGTAAAACCCTCACGAACTTTGTCTGGTGTAGCTCCTGTAGCAGTTATGACATCGCCGGCACCGTGTCCGCACGGAATCTGTTTACCCTGTCCGGGGGGTCCGGATTCGCTCTTTCAGTCCCCTCAAAGTTATACTGGCGGTGAACCTGCAGCAAAACGTGCTTTTGCTCACAATTTCATGCCTTATGATCAGGTGAGTGCACGATTATCTCAGTTTGAAGAACTTGGGCATCATGTGGACAAAGCTGAACTCATCGTTATGGGAGGGACCATGACTGCCCGTGAACCAACCTACCAGGAATGGTTTGTAACTGAATGTATCAGGGCGATGAATGAGTACCCGGCAAACTCCTTGCGAGATGAAACACGAGACGAGATATTTACAAGAAATGAAACATCCCGAGTTCGATGTGTAGCAATAACCTTTGAAACAAGACCTGACTGGTGTCAGAAAGAACATATTGACAGGATGCTTGATCTGGGAGTAACTAAGGTTGAACTTGGGGTACAACATCTTGACGACGAGATACTAGCCCTGAACCTGCGGGGGTGCACTGTTGTAGACACTGTGGAAGCAAATACTCTGCTTCGTGATGCAGGCCTCAAAGTAGGATTTCACATGATGCCTAATCTGCCTGGCAGTACTGTTACGTCAGACCGGCAGATGTTCCATGACCTGTTTGCCGATCCACGATTCAGACCTGATTTTTTGAAAATATATCCATGCCTGGTGACACCGGGATCAAAAATAGAAGAACTCTATGAAGTGGGGGAGTATGCACCGTATGATGAAGACACTCTTATCGATCTGGTGGCCGATGCAAAGATGGAAATCGCTCCGTACTGCAGGCTTCAGCGTATCCAGCGTGATATTCCTGCCGATAAAATCGTGGCAGGCTCTCCACACTCAAACTTTCGGGAACTAGCCAAAGACCGTCTGCACAGGAGAGGGGGCAGGTGTTCATGTATCAGGTGTAGGGAAATAGGCAGAAGAAGATCTCAATCTGAGCCCGTTCTGAAAGTTCTGACATATGAATGCTGCGGGGGTCAGGAAGAGTTTATTTCATTTGAATCAGATGATTCCCTCGTGGGTTTTTCCCGTCTTCGTTTTCCAAAAGATCCCTGGCGGCCAGAAACAGAAAATGCAGCTTTTGTTCGTGAACTTCATGTTTATGGGATGGTTGTTCCTATCGGGCAGGAAGGATCAGGTGAGGATCTGCAACATCGTCGATATGGGACAAAACTCCTTTCCGAAGCCGAAGAGCGTGCTGCATCTGCCGGATATAGGCATCTTGCAATAATGGCTGGTATTGGAGTCAGACCCTATTACAAAAAACTTGGATATTTCCGCAAGGGCCCTTATATGGTTAAGGATTTGTAA
- a CDS encoding UPF0058 family protein: MQKEELLHLHMLFIHVRKYYETITNEEIPTERYNTLHISPVHIHKNKKAHKEAILVLGEEIVDHIGRSRRC; encoded by the coding sequence GTGCAGAAAGAGGAGCTGCTACATTTACATATGCTTTTTATTCATGTCAGGAAGTACTACGAAACCATCACCAACGAGGAGATCCCAACGGAGCGGTATAATACCCTGCATATCTCTCCGGTTCACATACATAAAAACAAAAAGGCCCATAAGGAAGCCATTCTTGTTCTTGGTGAGGAGATTGTTGATCACATCGGTCGGAGCCGGCGATGCTAA